Below is a genomic region from Nitrospira lenta.
CAGCAGATATCTCCGCTAATGTCACGTTCAACTCCGGGACATAGAACACCGGATCATATCCAAATCCTTTTGATCCGCTGGCCTTATCCGTAATATACCCGGTTAAAACCCCCTGCGTCACTTGAACTGGCTCTCCCGGCACGGCAATGGCTGCGACCGTGATGAATCGAGCGGTCCGCCGTTCATACGGAATGCCCTCAAGCTCCTGAACTAACTTGTGGCAATTGTCTTCATAGGTCGCGTGCTCTCCCGCATAGCGGGCAGCATAGACACCAGGTCTGCCATCCAGCGCATCCACTTCCAACCCGGTATCGTCGGCCACGGCCGTCAACCCCGTCGCCCTTGCAATCTCACAGGCTTTCTTGATGGCATTGGCCTCACAGGTTGCACCATCTTCTTCAACTTCAGGCGCATGCGGAAAATCAGCCAGCGTGCGGATCCGAATGCCCAGATCGCCAAGCAATGCCGCCAATTCTTCGACTTTGTGCCTGTTTCTCGTCGCGAGGACGACTTCTGAAATCACAGCAGCCTACTAGTCTAATGATCCAATCAGTTCTTTTTGAATGGCGGTGAGACGCTGAATAGCCTGCCAGCCAAGATTCAAAAACTCGTCCATATCCTGCTTGGCAAAAGGTGTCTTTTCTGCCGTCCCTTGAACTTCGACATACCGACCGCGGCCGGTCATCACAAGATTCATATCCACTTCAGCCATCGAGTCTTCAGTATAGGCCAAATCCACCATGACTTCCCCACCAACTTTACCAACGCTAATCGCCGCCAAATAGTCAGTCAGTGGAAGGCGCTTGATCAAATCCTTCTTCTTCAACACGGTGAACGCGTCCGCGAGTGCAATAAACGCCCCTGTAATCGACGCGGTTCTCGTTCCTCCGTCCGCCTGGATCACGTCACAATCGATCCAGATACTCCGTTCGCCCATTTGGGTCATATCGGTCACGGACCGCAAGGCTCGGCCGACCAACCGTTGAATCTCCAGCGTTCTCCCCCCCTGCTTTCCCTTAACGGCTTCACGGGAAGTCCGCTCATGCGTTGCACGGGGAAGCATGGAGTATTCTGCCGTGACCCATCCACTGCCTTTGCCTTTGAGAAACGGTGGCACTTTTTCTTCAATGGACGCCGTGCAAATGACCTTGGTATCCCCCATTTCAATGAGGACGGACCCTTCAGCATGCTTGGTGAAGCTTCTTGTCACTTTGACCGGCCGATGCTGGTCTTTCCGTCTGCCATCAAATCGTACTAATCCGGCTACCGCGCTCATCGCATACTCCCCTTCTCGTCTTCAATAAAGTGAGAGCGGGATTATAGTGGAGCCCTGTCCAAAGCGCAAACCAGAGCTCACCCACTCTTCACGCTCAATCTCTACTCCGCGCGCTTCTTGAATTGTACGAAATACGCCTATGCAGCAGACATATTCTGTACAGGTCGCTATTGAGTCGACCGCCTAGCCCCTCGCCACACAACGGGAAAGTCCTTCCGCCTAAAAGACACGAACGGCTTGCTGGTAAAGACATTTCATGCGACGCTCAGCCCCGATGGATCGTAGTCTTCGGAGTATTGAAACCGTCGCCTCGCCGCTGCTATTGACTGGCATAAAAGGTGCAGAAAATCGAGTAGTTCACAAAACTCTCAAGAGTCCACACAGCAAGCCGATAATGATTCTACATAACGCGCTTCACTCAACCTCGATACCGCAATAACTCCATGCCTATTTTGTCTGATCGTGAGACCCAGCAAGCCCTCCTTGAAAACCGGAACATTCTGGTTGTCGATGATGAAGAACCGATTCGCCGCCTACTGGGGTATATGCTCCAAACTCATGGCTATACCGTCACCCTTGCCGCCGATGCGCGTGAGGCCCGGCAGCGGATGGATGAACAGCCCTTCGCCTTAATGCTGTGCGATGTGAACATGCCCGGAGAGTCCGGCATGGATCTCGTCCGGAACCTATTCGCTGACCGCCCACATATTGCCGCCATCATGGTTACCGGCCTCGATAGCTCGGTACTGGCGAACGCGGCGCTCGACATGGGAGCCTTCGGATATATCGTTAAACCCTTCGAATCAAACGAAGTGCTCATCGATGTCGCCAATGCCTTGCGCCGCCGCCGGCTGGAAATGGAAAACCGTTTACATCGGGATAATCTTGAAGAAATTGTCAGAACCAGAACGATGGCCTTGCAGCAGGCCCTTGAGTGGTTGGAGCGCAGCGAGAAAGAGCTTCGCCTCTCCAGGGAAGAAACGATTGAACGATTGGCTATTGCCGCCGAATTCCGTGACAGCTCTACAGCCCAGCATATCCAACGAATGAGTCACTACTGCGAGTTACTGGCGCGTAAGCTCGGGCTGGCGCCGGACCGGGTGGATCTGATTCGCACCGCAAGCCCGATGCATGATATCGGTAAGATCGGGACTCCGGACCACGTGCTTCTCAAACCGGGGAAATTCACTGCGGCAGAATTTGACGTCATCTCCCAGCACGCGGAAATCGGCTACAAGATTCTCTCCGGATCTGATTCCGAACTACTGAAGGTCGCCGCAATCATCGCCTGGACACATCACGAACGCTATGACGGAACCGGCTACCCTCGCAAATTGAAAGGCGAAGAGATTCCCATTGAAGGCCGTATCGCCTCCATCGCCGATAACTTCGATGCCTTGACCACTGCCCGGGTCTATAAGCCGGCATTCGACTTCGAGCACGCCCGCGACTTGATGATCAAAGAACGCGGCAAACACTTCGACCCCGAATTACTCGACCTCTTTCTCTCTGCCCCCGAAGACCTTCGGCGCATCCACGAACAATACACCGACAGCTCCAAGCAAGACTCCACTGCGGCCTAGCGCATTCTTCGCAATTCGTTGACCGGGTTTCCCCTCACCGATATACTTTTTTTATTCCACCGGAACCACCTCGCCACGACGTTCCGAAGGCTGTCTGATACTGACATTCCTCACGAAAGGGTCGCCGACCATGGCTAAGAAGACCACTGCGCTCCAGAAGCGGACTGCGAGCAGAAATTGGATTGCCTACCTCTGTGAAGCGTTGGTGACATCCGGTGTGATGCCGACTTGGGAGGCCGCCACCTATCTCACGGAGAACCTCTTTGGAGAGAAACCCAACCCTCGACTCCTGAGTCCCTCACAGGCTCATGAGATGACCGCACAGTTTCTGCGCAGACTCTACGAGCCGATTGCCGAAGCGGCTATGCGAGACAGCCACCTTCCGGCATCAGAGAAGCTTCATGTATTCACCGATATTAGTCTGACCGGAAACTCAGCCGTTCTGGTCGTCCATCTCTCTCAGGCCGACCACACTCAGCATCTCTTACTTCTGGACCCAGCCAAAGCGTGGGACCTCGTATTTATCGATGCGGAATCGTTCAACTCGTGGGCTGAGGCACGCTATCGATCCATCTACCACGCACTCCAAACAGCCCGTCTGAATGTATCAAACGATGTGTTGGAGACAGCCGTCTAACGGCTGTCACAACCACACCGCTCACGCGTTGTGCGCGCTCCAATAGGATCGTTTGATTGAGAAACTAAAACTGCTAGGCCGATTCGTAGTTGAGATTCGGCGAAAGCCAGCGCTCGACCGTGCCTAGATCCATCCCTTTTCGGCGGGCATAATCTTCGGCTTGGTCTTTTCCGATCTTTCCCACGGCAAAGTATTTCGCCTCCGGATGAGCAAAATAAAAGCCGCTGACCGCCGCAGTCGGCAGCATGGCGAAACTCTCAGTTAATGTAATACCGGCGTTCCGTTCAACCTGAAGCACGTCAAACAGGAGACGCTTCTCGGTATGATCCGGACAGGCCGGATAACCAGGCGCCGGACGGATACCACGATACCTCTCGCGAATTAGTTCTTCAGCCGACAACGTCTCTTGTTTTCCATAGCCCCATTCATCGCGGACGCGTTTATGAAGGAATTCAGCAAAGGCCTCAGCCAGGCGATCAGCTAACGCTTTCGCCATAATCGAGTTGTAGTCGTCATGATCTTTATCGAACCGACGACACAATTCATCCAAACCGATCCCCGCCGTCAC
It encodes:
- a CDS encoding XTP/dITP diphosphatase — its product is MISEVVLATRNRHKVEELAALLGDLGIRIRTLADFPHAPEVEEDGATCEANAIKKACEIARATGLTAVADDTGLEVDALDGRPGVYAARYAGEHATYEDNCHKLVQELEGIPYERRTARFITVAAIAVPGEPVQVTQGVLTGYITDKASGSKGFGYDPVFYVPELNVTLAEISAEQKNRISHRAKAFLQAKELLRARQSESAVGA
- the rph gene encoding ribonuclease PH, whose product is MSAVAGLVRFDGRRKDQHRPVKVTRSFTKHAEGSVLIEMGDTKVICTASIEEKVPPFLKGKGSGWVTAEYSMLPRATHERTSREAVKGKQGGRTLEIQRLVGRALRSVTDMTQMGERSIWIDCDVIQADGGTRTASITGAFIALADAFTVLKKKDLIKRLPLTDYLAAISVGKVGGEVMVDLAYTEDSMAEVDMNLVMTGRGRYVEVQGTAEKTPFAKQDMDEFLNLGWQAIQRLTAIQKELIGSLD
- a CDS encoding HD-GYP domain-containing protein; this translates as MPILSDRETQQALLENRNILVVDDEEPIRRLLGYMLQTHGYTVTLAADAREARQRMDEQPFALMLCDVNMPGESGMDLVRNLFADRPHIAAIMVTGLDSSVLANAALDMGAFGYIVKPFESNEVLIDVANALRRRRLEMENRLHRDNLEEIVRTRTMALQQALEWLERSEKELRLSREETIERLAIAAEFRDSSTAQHIQRMSHYCELLARKLGLAPDRVDLIRTASPMHDIGKIGTPDHVLLKPGKFTAAEFDVISQHAEIGYKILSGSDSELLKVAAIIAWTHHERYDGTGYPRKLKGEEIPIEGRIASIADNFDALTTARVYKPAFDFEHARDLMIKERGKHFDPELLDLFLSAPEDLRRIHEQYTDSSKQDSTAA